A single Lactuca sativa cultivar Salinas chromosome 8, Lsat_Salinas_v11, whole genome shotgun sequence DNA region contains:
- the LOC111906964 gene encoding F-box/kelch-repeat protein At3g06240 has product MASSQQPTTIEDLQGDVLSEIFIRLLAKQLAQMRCVSKSWNTHLSQSSFIKLHLQSSIRNNDDILLFFKYNFSFCGGRPFTACPSRSPHHELTDFIKLPVNLQSRQTYGNVIGSVNGLICFSYGTLHDSKFYIWNPSLSAVLTLPPSSFPFHDTDMVGIPPRFGFDPKSDDYKVVKITRDHQPGSTLFPLSKRVVIDVDFETVEYKVEVYSMRKGFWQLIPQRFPSHIQNSMFMHYTEFCVDGHDGHVHWFNFVDSQWKSKKIVAFDLAEETFREIPLPDFPIDDSMERSLGVLGGKLCVMLGVMDGGCEVWVMNDYGVAESWVKHYVFPQFDGVIIPYGFTFHNEFLFEIANYYDDDDDDHCLGLYDPIAAKTRSFEVGYGLSKVVEYVDSLVWVTPVEHEMSCCNISRLKI; this is encoded by the coding sequence ATGGCTTCATCACAACAGCCAACGACTATTGAGGACCTCCAAGGAGATGTTTTATCAGAAATATTCATCCGATTATTGGCAAAGCAGCTTGCTCAAATGAGGTGTGTCTCTAAATCTTGGAATACTCACTTATCTCAATCATCCTTCATAAAATTGCACCTCCAGTCTTCAATCCGTAATAACGATGATATTCTCTTGTTTTTCAAATACAATTTTTCTTTCTGTGGTGGTCGACCTTTCACAGCATGCCCCTCTCGATCCCCCCATCATGAACTTACTGATTTCATTAAACTACCTGTTAATCTCCAATCTAGACAAACATATGGCAATGTCATTGGATCTGTTAACGGATTAATATGCTTTAGTTACGGAACTcttcatgattccaagttttacATATGGAACCCTTCTCTCTCTGCTGTGTTGACTCTCCCGCCAAGTTCATTTCCCTTCCATGATACTGATATGGTTGGAATTCCTCCTCGGTTTGGATTTGATCCCAAATCAGATGACTACAAAGTTGTTAAGATTACAAGAGATCACCAACCAGGCAGCACGTTATTTCCATTATCTAAAAGAGTTGTAATTGATGTTGATTTTGAAACTGTTGAATACAAAGTTGAGGTGTATAGCATGAGAAAGGGTTTCTGGCAGTTAATCCCTCAAAGGTTTCCATCACATATCCAAAACTCAATGTTTATGCACTATACTGAATTTTGTGTAGATGGACATGATGGTCATGTTCATTGGTTTAATTTTGTTGATTCACAGTGGAAGTCAAAAAAGATAGTTGCATTTGACTTGGCTGAAGAGACATTCCGTGAGATTCCTCTTCCAGATTTTCCAATAGATGATAGCATGGAACGCTCTTTAGGTGTTTTGGGAGGAAAACTTTGTGTGATGTTAGGTGTTATGGATGGTGGATGTGAGGTATGGGTGATGAACGATTATGGTGTGGCTGAATCATGGGTCAAACATTATGTGTTTCCCCAGTTTGATGGCGTTATTATTCCATATGGATTTACATTTCACAATGAGTTTCTTTTTGAAATTGCCAATtactatgatgatgatgatgatgatcattGCTTAGGTTTGTATGATCCAATTGCAGCCAAGACTAGAAGTTTTGAGGTTGGTTATGGACTATCTAAAGTTGTTGAGTATGTTGACAGTCTTGTTTGGGTAACACCTGTGGAGCATGAGATGAGTTGTTGCAACATCTCCCGATTGAAAATTTGA